The Lysobacter gummosus genome includes a region encoding these proteins:
- a CDS encoding HNH endonuclease: MDASETDDESVVGEACHIVASSQDGPRGDSPLTQEQRDKYANLILLCNIHHKQIDDQYLAFSVERLVTLRRTHEDWVRSQLGFDTAKQRDDEFYAGITDDWALRIDLDNWLNRASPILCNGQPSIDKELLQALEDIRAWLLSRHWPGRYPAIESAFVNFRLVAQDFCMTFKEHAAPRWETSFQTEKFYKIPQWDPVLYRKLGDSFDYHVALVCDLMLELTRSINYVFSSVRDGLMPSYRSQEGVVLVQSGPLMDLSYTTYRVEYHDAERTARPYPGLAQFKIDRGSRDVHFGEERVEV, from the coding sequence ATGGACGCAAGTGAGACGGACGATGAATCAGTTGTTGGAGAGGCATGTCACATTGTTGCTTCCAGCCAGGATGGCCCTCGTGGCGATTCCCCGCTAACGCAGGAGCAGCGTGACAAGTACGCAAACTTGATCCTCTTATGCAACATACATCACAAGCAGATCGACGATCAGTACCTTGCCTTCTCGGTTGAGAGACTCGTCACCCTCAGAAGAACTCATGAAGACTGGGTAAGAAGCCAGCTAGGATTCGACACTGCGAAACAGCGCGATGACGAATTCTATGCAGGGATCACCGATGACTGGGCGTTGCGCATTGATCTTGACAATTGGCTTAACCGTGCCTCTCCAATTCTGTGTAACGGCCAGCCGTCGATCGATAAGGAACTCCTCCAAGCGCTTGAAGATATAAGAGCCTGGCTTCTCTCAAGGCACTGGCCAGGACGATATCCTGCTATTGAGTCCGCCTTTGTCAATTTCCGGCTTGTCGCTCAGGACTTCTGCATGACTTTCAAAGAGCATGCCGCGCCCAGGTGGGAAACGTCGTTTCAGACGGAGAAGTTCTACAAGATTCCGCAATGGGACCCAGTCCTCTATCGGAAACTTGGCGATAGCTTTGACTACCACGTCGCGCTCGTGTGCGACCTGATGCTGGAGCTGACGCGATCCATCAACTATGTATTCTCATCAGTTCGCGATGGCCTGATGCCGAGCTATCGATCTCAGGAGGGGGTTGTACTAGTTCAAAGCGGCCCACTCATGGACCTTTCCTACACGACATACCGGGTTGAGTATCACGACGCAGAACGTACTGCGCGCCCCTACCCAGGATTAGCCCAGTTTAAGATTGATCGTGGGAGCAGAGATGTTCATTTTGGCGAGGAGCGGGTGGAGGTCTAA
- a CDS encoding DUF4411 family protein codes for MIYLVDANVLISAARTYYRFEWVPEFWAWLAHHCASGAVKMPIEIFEELKAGTNDGENDALYDWVNTPENKKNILLPSAVDIDLVQHVLDVGYGPNLTDVDTQKIARDPFLIAHALSAADLRRVVTLEGKAGSESAPHKRTIPDACDRVGAISCTPFDMLVALNFSTNWKKKF; via the coding sequence ATGATCTATCTTGTTGATGCCAACGTTTTGATAAGCGCCGCCAGAACCTATTATAGATTTGAGTGGGTTCCAGAATTCTGGGCGTGGTTAGCGCACCACTGCGCATCTGGGGCCGTGAAGATGCCGATTGAGATATTTGAAGAGCTCAAGGCCGGCACCAATGATGGTGAAAATGATGCCCTGTATGATTGGGTAAACACACCAGAAAATAAGAAGAACATTCTCCTGCCTAGCGCGGTCGACATTGACCTAGTCCAGCACGTTCTCGATGTGGGATACGGCCCTAATTTGACAGATGTTGACACGCAAAAGATTGCACGCGACCCGTTTCTAATCGCTCACGCGTTGAGTGCGGCCGATCTGCGACGCGTTGTGACACTTGAAGGTAAGGCGGGCAGTGAGAGCGCTCCCCACAAACGCACTATCCCGGATGCCTGCGACCGAGTTGGCGCGATTAGCTGCACCCCTTTTGACATGCTGGTTGCACTGAACTTCTCGACAAACTGGAAGAAGAAGTTTTAG
- a CDS encoding ImmA/IrrE family metallo-endopeptidase, with translation MQAQHMGKINPAILRWARESSGLSVERAAKKIGLGATKKSASADRLKRLEEGEDDPTRPLLVRMAKVYHRPLISFYLRSPPVQEDRGADFRTTPEKSTDEEPQIDALIRDVKARQSLLRDLLEREDHESNVVTGALSNKDGLIGTISKLSKLIGFDLGLFRAKPDVDSAFQYVRDLVERSGVFVLLIGDLGHHTSTISPNAFRGYALSDPIAPFIVINDKDAHSAWVFTLLHELCHIGLGETGVSGGMLEGAIEKFCNDVASGMLLPPDDLATLVLPGNSSIDDAARVITEFALARNLSRALVTYRLFRAKILTENDWTTLADRFKREWLVAREEKKARAKAKKSGPSYYVVKRHRVGQGLMRAINRGLLEGNITPTKAGRVLGVAPRNVATLLSTIGRAA, from the coding sequence ATGCAGGCTCAGCATATGGGCAAGATAAATCCCGCAATTTTGAGGTGGGCCAGAGAATCTTCCGGCCTCTCGGTAGAACGTGCCGCCAAGAAAATAGGCCTTGGCGCAACAAAGAAATCCGCTAGCGCAGACCGTCTTAAACGGCTCGAGGAAGGAGAGGATGATCCCACACGCCCACTCCTCGTGCGGATGGCAAAAGTCTACCACCGGCCACTCATTTCTTTTTATTTACGCTCTCCCCCTGTACAAGAGGACCGGGGTGCGGATTTTCGAACGACCCCAGAGAAGTCCACGGACGAAGAGCCGCAAATCGATGCACTTATTCGCGACGTTAAAGCTCGTCAATCCCTATTGCGCGACCTCTTAGAGCGTGAAGACCACGAGAGCAACGTTGTCACCGGAGCGCTATCCAATAAAGATGGCTTGATTGGAACAATATCTAAGCTATCCAAGCTGATCGGCTTTGATCTGGGGTTATTCCGCGCCAAGCCTGATGTCGATTCCGCGTTTCAGTACGTTCGCGACTTGGTGGAGCGCAGCGGCGTGTTTGTTCTTCTGATAGGCGACTTGGGCCACCACACTTCTACAATAAGCCCGAATGCGTTTAGGGGGTATGCACTTTCTGATCCGATCGCACCTTTTATAGTTATCAACGATAAAGATGCCCATTCTGCATGGGTCTTCACATTGTTGCATGAGCTTTGCCATATAGGCCTTGGCGAGACTGGGGTAAGTGGAGGCATGCTAGAGGGCGCGATCGAGAAATTCTGCAACGATGTCGCAAGCGGAATGTTACTTCCACCAGACGATTTGGCTACATTGGTGCTGCCTGGAAATTCCAGCATCGACGATGCGGCAAGAGTCATTACGGAGTTTGCACTCGCGCGAAACCTCAGTCGCGCGCTGGTTACCTACCGCCTCTTTCGCGCGAAAATTCTTACAGAAAACGATTGGACCACTTTAGCTGATCGCTTCAAGCGGGAATGGCTAGTAGCCAGGGAAGAAAAGAAAGCGCGCGCCAAGGCTAAAAAATCCGGCCCAAGCTACTACGTCGTCAAACGGCATAGGGTGGGGCAAGGCTTGATGCGGGCGATTAATCGCGGACTACTAGAGGGCAATATTACCCCTACTAAGGCCGGCCGCGTGCTGGGGGTGGCCCCACGGAATGTCGCCACCTTACTGAGTACAATAGGTCGCGCGGCATGA